ATATTACCTTCTTCCTCACCTTCCCCAAATCCTTTGCTGGGCGAAAAAATTACTTGACGGGGCTGTCGAGGATTCCGTACTCCTTCGCGCCATCTTTGCTCCCACCAGTAAGCACGATTCAGGTCATATTCCCCATTGGGCATTTGCTGAAAATATTTAACAGTCAGGGGGTAATACGGTGCTAGTTCGTCAAAAATCGATTTTTGGGAATCAATGACGGGAGGTTCCGGGTATTTATGGGGAAATTGCTTTCTGATTTCCTGACTCAGACGTTGCAGGATTTGTGCTTCTTGTGAAACAGGCTGATCTGCCCAACGAAACACTTTTAGATAAGTACTTCGCTGCACAGACCAGACGAATACAGAAAGTTCCTTCGGTAAATTTTCGGTAATCGTCGCCTCAGCCTTTGTAGTTTTTGTTGGTATTGTCAGGCGAAAGCCATCTGGGGTGAGTAACTTTTCCCCGGTTCCTGCGTCAAATTCAACTTGCAGCCAATTAAGTACAATGGCAATTTCTGGTGTGGGAACTTCTAAATAAAGTATTTCTTTCATGATTTTTTGCTGACATCTCCGATCAATCTATTCACTCAGACAGATTTTATAAAGGCAGAAACTAAGCTAGACTCCGCCCTATTGGATCAATAAAGATTGAGTAAAGAATTTTTAATAGTTTGTCAAAGTTTATTGTTCATTTTGTATTTTATTAAGCCTACTCCATGAATTATCCCATCCCAGACAGTCCCCAGGAAATTTTTGCTCTGCGACAACAGCCGGTTGACGAAGAATTAGTCGCCTCAGCCATCGCCGGAGTCATCAAACTTGTGCGGTCTCAGGGACAATCCTTAGAGGAATTAACCGCGCAACTACTAGCTGATGACCCCATGCTCAATCAGCAACAACGGCGTTGGCTGAGTCAATTAGTTACCCAATCCTGGGAACAGTTTTCTTGATAGTCATTGGTCATTGGTCATTAGGAAGTTACCGTCTTCTCCCCCCTGCTCCCTGCTCCCTGCTCCCCTGCCTCTTCTCCCCCCCTGCTCCCTGCTCCCTGCTCCCCTGCCTCTTCTCCCTGCTGCGAATGTAACAACAAACCATATTCCAAGCCCTCTACCACAGCTTGATAGGAAGCTGCCAAAATGTTGGAGGAAACTCCTACAGTCGTCCAGCGTTGAGAACCAGTACCTGATTCTACTAATACACGAGTTTTTGCTGCTGTCCCTGTATGTCCGTTGAGAATCCGCACTTTGTAATCGGTCAACTCAAAGGTGGCAATTTGGGGATAAAAGTTGACCAAAGCTTTGCGTAAGGCGGCATCTAAAGCGGCAACGGGTCCATTTCCTTCGGCTGCTTCCAGAATATTTTTGCCATTCACCCCGATTTTTACCGTGGCGAGGGCATTGTTAGTTTCTTTACCTTCCACTAAATCACAATGTACTTGGAAACCTTTGACTTCAAAGAACTGCTGACGACCACCCAAAGCTTCGTACATCAACAGTGCAAAACTCGCCTCTGCGGCTTCAAATTGATATCCTTCACTTTCTAATTCTTTGAGACGTTGCAGAATTTGTCGGGCGGCTGGTTTGTCTTTGTCTAGTTCAATACCAAAAGTCCGGGCTTTGGCTAAAACATTACTCAGTCCAGATTGTTCGGAAATGACGATGCGGCGAAGGTTACCGACTTGTTCTGGTTGAATGTGTTCGTAAGTGAGGGGATTTCGTTCTACTGCTGAAACATGGATACCACCTTTATGTGCAAAAGCTGAACGTCCCACAAAGGGCGCGTGTTCGTCGGGGGAGAGGTTTACCACTTCACTGACGAAGCGACTAACTTCTGTAAGTTGATTTAGCTGGTGTTCTGCAATACAGCTATAACCAAGCTTCAGTTGTAGATTGGGGATTAATGAACAAAGGTTAGCATTCCCACACCGTTCACCGTAGCCATTAATTGTACCTTGTACCATTTTTGCCCCTGCCATCACGGCTGCTAGGGCATTGGCTACTGCTGTTTCTGAATCATTATGAGTGTGAATACCAATTTGGGGGATTGGTTGCTGACTATTGACTAATGAGACATGATCAATGACTGAGGAGACGATTTGACTGACTTCGTGGGGTAAAGTACCACCATTTGTATCACAGAGGACTAGCCATTCTGCACCAGATGCGATCGCCACTTCTAATGTCTGTAAAGCATAATCTCGATTGTGCTTGTAACCATCAAACCAGTGTTCAGCATCATAAATCACCCGTCGCCCTTGAGAACAAAGATACTCGATCGTATCGCGAATCATGGCCAGATTTTCTGCTAAAGTCGTCTTGAGTCCGGCTGTAACGTGTAAATCCCAAGATTTGCCAAAAACTGTCACCCAACGAGTCCCCGCAGTCAGAATCGCTTGCAGCATTGGCTCAGTTTCCGCAGTGGTGTGAGGGCGGCGTGTGGAACAAAAAGCGACTATTTCTGCTTGTTTGAGCGGATATTCTTGCAGTTGCCAGAAGAACTGAACATCCTTGGGATTGGCACCAGGCCAACCACCTTCAATGAAGGGAACTCCCAGTTGGTCGAGTCTGCGGGCAATACGTAACTTATCTTCTATAGAAACTGATAACCCTTCGCGCTGAGTGCCATCCCGTAGTGTGGTGTCATAAAGCCAAAGTTGAGGTGAGGGGTGTATGGTCATAAAACTGAGACTTGCGAGACAACAAGTAAGGCGATGTGCCAATATACAACAAAAAGCTAGTTTGGTAATTAAACTATGCCCAAGGTACTAGCTCAAGGTAAGACAATTGAATGCGATCGCGGAGCTAATTTACGGGAAATTTTGCAGCACAATGGTATTGACCTCTACAATGGCGGTGCTAAATTAATCAACTGTCGAGGAATTGGCAGTTGTGGAACCTGTGCAGTCAAGGTAGAAGGTGAGGTGTCTGCCGCAAATTGGCGAGATCGAGCTAGACGTTCGCTTCCTCCCCATTCTCCTACAACAGAACTGCGTTTAGCTTGTCAAACTGAGGTACTGGGGGATGTAAAAATCACAAAATTCGCGGGATTTTGGGGACAAAGTTCTCAAATCCTATGGACACCAGAAGGTTAGGTTAAAAAAGGAGAAAATATTAAGATGGGTAGATGGACTCCACTAATTCTCATGGCCGGAGGCTTGGCAATTTTAATGGGTACATTGCTAGGGATCAACTTTCCGATGGGTGGACAAGAAAGTGCTAGTAATGATGCTCCTGATGGCAGAACATCCAAAGTCCTCCCAGCTAATATTAAGGTTAATAGCTCCTCTGGTAGCAGGAGTACAAGTAACGATACAGCCTCTGAAAATAGAGGTCGCGTTGCCCAGGATAGTTTTTCTTCTCCTGACAACAGAAGCAGCGTGGCTCAGAATAATGACTCTGACTCAACCCCTGGGTCTACATCAGGTAGCACAAGTACAGACTTGGAGTCAGACACGTCATCAAGCAGTACAACAAATCAGGGTAGATCACCAATTCGGGCTTTGTGGTAAAGCTGGATAGTCATTAGTGACGAGTTATGAGTTGTTAGTTATGTACTAATGGTAAATAGCTAATGATCAATGACTAATGACTAATGACTAGTGACGTTTTAATTATTGGTGGCGGTGTGATTGGCTTGGCGATCGCCGTTGAATTGAAATTGCGCGGGGCTACGGTCACCGTGCTTTGCCGTAATTTTCAGGCTGCTTCTACCCACGCCGCCGCCGGGATGTTAGCACCAGATGCGGAAAATATCCCCAATCAAGTAATGGGTTCTTTGTGTAGGCGATCGCGTGCCTTATATCCAGACTGGACGCACAAACTCGAAGATTTGACTGGTTTAAATACTGGTTACTGGCCTTGTGGAATATTAGCACCAGTTTATCAACGACAAGAGGAGAAAGGAGAATCTGCCCCCACTGCCCACTCTCCGGACTGGCTAAATCAAGCAGCAATTCATCAATATCAGCCAGGATTAGGCTCTGAAGTCGTTGGTGGCTGGTGGTATCCTGAAGACGCACAAGTTGATAATCGTGCCTTAGCCAATGTCCTGTGGACAGCTGCTGAGTCTCTTGGTGTGCAGTTCCAAGACCAGGTAAAAGTAGAAGCATTTTTACAGCAACAGGGAAAAATCGTTGGCGTACAAACCAACACAGGAATCATTCGGGCGGCACATTATGTTTTAGCCACAGGTGCATGGTCGTCTGAATTATTACCATTACCTGTACGTCCTCGCAAAGGACAGATGCTGAGGGTGCAAGTCCCAGAATTTATCCCAGAATTGCCCCTGACACGAGTTTTATTCGGAGATCATATTTACATCGTACCCAGGCGAAACCGTTCTATCATTATTGGGGCTACAAGCGAAGATGTCGGCTTTACACCCCGCAACACGCCCGCAGGTATTCAAACTTTACTCCAACAAGCCATTCGCCTATATCCCCAATTACAGGATTATCCCATTCAAGAATTCTGGTGGGGATTTCGCCCAGCCACACCCGATGAGTTACCGATTTTAGGCACTAGCCACTGTGAAAATTTAACTTTGGCTACAGGTCATTATCGCAATGGCATATTACTTGCGCCGATCACCGCCGCATTAATTGCCGATTTGATCTGGGAACAAAAATCTGATCCCATGTTGTCTAATTTCCACTATTCGCGCTTCCATACCCAGCCATCTACCTCAACTTCTATGCTCACCCACTCTGCCAACTTCTCTCAGGGAAATCTCGCCATTGCAGACGCAATCAATCCCGTTTCTATAGATTCACCATTGGTGATTGCGGGTAAAACTTTTCAATCCCGTTTAATGACCGGAACGGGCAAATATCGCAGTATTAAAGAAATGCAGCAAAGTATTGTTGCTAGTGGTTGCCAAATTGTCACTGTCGCAGTCAGACGGGTACAAACTAAAGCCGCAGGACATGAAGGTTTAGCTGAAGCCTTGGATTGGACAAAAATCTGGATGTTGCCCAATACAGCCGGCTGTGAAACCGCAGAAGAGGCGATTCGCGTGGCTCGTTTGGGGCGAGAAATGGCGAAACTATTGGGACAGGAAGATAACAATTTTGTGAAATTAGAAGTCATACCTGATCCGAAATATTTACTTCCCGATCCTATTGGTACGCTGCAAGCCGCCGAACAGCTAGTCAAAGAAGGTTTTGCTGTCCTACCCTATATCAATGCCGACCCGATGTTAGCCAAGCGCCTAGAAGATGTGGGCTGTGCTACAGTCATGCCCTTAGCGTCGCCCATTGGTTCGGGACAAGGGCTGAAAACAACTGCCAATATTCAAATTATCATTGAAAATGCCAGTATCCCAGTTGTGGTAGATGCCGGAATTGGTTCACCATCAGAAGCTGCCCAGGCGATGGAATTAGGTGCAGATGCCTTATTAATTAATAGTGCGATCGCCCTTTCCCAAAACCCCCCAGTCATGGCCCAAGCCATGAATTTAGCAGCCGTAGCCGGTCGTCTCGCTTACCTGGCTGGCAGAATGCCCCTGAAAACCTACGCTAGTGCCAGTTCACCCCTGACTGGAACAATTAATAATTAGCTAATCGGGCAATCAATTTTGGATTTTGGATTTTGGATTTTGGATTGCAAGCTAAAATCTAAAATCTAAAATTTCTACTCCCCAACGTAAAGATTTGTCTCTAAGTATGAAAGCAGAATATAGCGTTTATGTAACATAAAACGAATAAAAGAAGATAATCAGGAATTAATTCATGCCCTATACAAAAGAAGAAGGCGGTCTTGTGAACAATTTTGCCCGTGAACCCAAGGTTTACCAAGCAGAACCTCCGACAAACGACCAAAAGCGTACCTATATTTTCTTAGGACTCGCTGGCGCACTTTTGGTGACTGGGTTAATTGTTGTTGCCTTCTCTGTTTCTCATGTCGGTTGAGAATCAAATTTTTTTATAAATTGTAAATCTTTGTGTTCAAGGTTTCTAGATTAGCAGGAGCCTTGTTTTTTATTTTTTTGTTAGAATCATATAGGAAATTTAAGTATAAATCAATACTTTTTATTTTTCCGAATCTGAAAAACTTGATGCATCCTGAGCAGATCAACAGTCATAATTTAATTTTGGTCTGTCTGCTGTCATGTATCCTGTGAAATTTATTATATGTACCATGTTTTGGCTTCTTAGCCGCCATGAGCGTGAATGATACTACACACCCCAATAATTTTGCTTGGAATCGACAAGTATATCATCGTCTAAAACTTGCCCTCAGTCTTGGTTTAAGAAGACAAGTTTTTTTTGCTGTCAGTGATAATTTACACTTGCGAAATCAAGTAGCTGCTCGTTTGCACTCTACTTTAGCTTACCCAGTGGGGCAAGTGCTATATAAACCTGTCGATGGTCATGAAACTAGCACTCCAGCTTATCCGCGATTAGTCACCTTAAGGTTGAATTTAAGTGATCCCAATCCCATAGAGCATATAAATCAATGGCTGGCTAATTATCCCCCACCAATTATTGGTGCATCAAAAGACACGTCTGGGAGAAGCCTACCCATACCGATATTTCAGATTGTCGGTGCGGAGCAGTTAACCAAACAACCAGTAGCGATACAGCGTTTATTTTTACACTATCTCCGCTTAAGTGATGAAAATTTTTCGCATCCAGAGTCCAGTCGGTTTCTAGAATCCAGCGTGCTGTTGTGGGTATCACGTCCTTGGTTGTCTGCCATTCAGCAGTCAGCACCACAGTTTTGGCGTTGGCGTACTGGTGTGTTTGTGTTTGCGGGGGAACCGACACCAACGACACAAAATCAAGGTTCTTCCAGTTCGAGAAATTTGGATTTAGAAGATATTGAGCAATCTGTTCTTGATGAATCAGTCATTGAAGCAGAACTCAAAGCCACGTCTGCCAACGGCTTAAAATTTGGAGATGACTTTGACTTTCCCGTGGAATCAGCAACGAATCATCCAGGTAAAGAACAAGAAGCTTGGCCTTTAACTTCGGAATTATTGAAGGCTGCAACGCAGCAACAGAAATCCACTGCTATATCCAGTCAAGGTAATAGCCTATCCCAATTGTCGTTATCTCATATTAGCAAGGAGTTAACTGAGCTAATCATCCCAATGATCAATACGACTGCTGGAGATGGAGAGGATAACCAACAACCACAGCAAATTCTCTTAGAGATTGAAGAATTACACTCACGAAAAGCCTCTGGAGAGGTATTGGCGACAGCGTATCATCACTTAGGAAACTTATATCGCCTCCGCATTGAACAGGGTAAATCAACTCTGGAAAATTTGATGGTGGCAATTCTCGCCTATCAGGAAGCGATCGCCTACGATGAAACATCACCGCAACTACCAGATATTTTAAATGACTTGGGGACACTTTATTGGATGCTGTACCGCGCCCCCCATAACTCAGGGGAAGGGAAAGCTTATATAGAACAGGGAATTGAATTTTATCATTTGGCTTTAAACCTGATATCTCCCCAAACACAGTCAGAAACTTATGCACGAGTCCAAAATAATCTCGGTACTGCTTATGGTGATTTAGCTCGTTTTGCTAATCCATCGGACAATTGGCAACAAGCAGTATTAGCTTACAGTGAAGCCCTACGCTATCGTACAGCCGACATGGAACCGTTAAAGTATGCTGCCTGCCAAAATAATTTAGGCACTGCTTACTGGCATTTAGGGCAGTACAATCAACCAGTAGTGCATTTGCAAAAAGCGATCGCCTCATACAGTCAAGCCCTGGCTCACTACAGCCCCGAACAGGAACCGTTGAAGTATGGGATGATTCAAAATAATATCGGCACTGCCTACTGGAATCTGGCACAATACGACGAAGAACCAGCCAAAAATCTGCAACTAGCCATTGATGTTTACCGCGAAGCTTTAAAATATCGCACTCCGGCTCATGTTCCCAGCGCCTGCGCGGCGACACAAAATAATCTCGGTACTGCCTACTGGCATTTAGCAAACTTATCTCAAACCACTAAAGAGTTACGACAAAAATTATTACAATTGTCTATCGACGCTTATGATGAAGCTATTGCCTTGGCTAACTCTCTGAGCGGTACACCTTTAAGTTTTGATTTGTATGCAGCTCACAATAATTTGGGATTAGCTCATTATCAGTTAGTCACAGATAATTCTTTTCATGGTGACAAAGCTGCCAGTTCGCAACACTTACAAGCGGCATTACATCATCATTTGCAAGCCTTAAATGGATTCAACCAACAATCAGAAGCTTATCAAACAACCTTTATTTATGTAGTGAAAACGATTCGGGCTTTCCACAGTGAATTGGGGATACAAGGCCAAAATTTGGCTTTATCTCAGGTTCCTGGTGATTTGTTACCGGAAATTTTACCTAAGTTGTAGATGGGGTGTGGGGAAGACATTTTTTTTAGTTAAAAACATTAACACAGAAAAAATTTTCATAGATGGAAAACATTCAATGTGGTAAACGAACTCAAAAACGGGATCAAAACTTTTTATGCTCAGACAAGAAACGAATGGCGTAAATGGTTAGAGGAAAATCATCAATCAGAAAAATCTGTTTGGCTAATTATTTACAAAACAACAAGTAAAGTGCCGAGCGTTTATTATCCTGAAGCAGTGGATGAAGCATTATGTTTTGGTTGGATAGATAGTAAAGCAAACAAACGAGATCAAGATAGTTATTATCAATTCTTCTCTAAACGGAATCCCAAAAGTAATTGGAGTAGAGTAAACAAAATAAAAGTTGCAACGCTCATTAGTGAAAATTTAATGACTTCATCTGGACTAGAAATGATCAACATTGCTAAACAAAATGGCAATTGGGATGCACTAGATGAAGTAGAAAATCTCACTATTCCTGATGATCTACAGAAAGCATTTGACCAAAATAAAGTAGCATTTGAATATTGGCAAAAGTTTTCCCGTTCTTCAAAACGTGGGATATTAGAGTGGATTTTTAATGCAAAAAAAATTGAAACTCGACAAAAAAGAATTGATGAAACTGTGAGATTAGCAAGTGCAAATATTAAAGCAAATTCTTAAAATTTATTTGTAAATTAAGATCACAAAAAAGAGAATCCTGCCTTGAGAATTCTCCTTGTACCTTTGTATTTTAATGGTAATTTGTTTCACCACAGAGGCACAGATAACACAAATTCAAGAGTTAAAGTGCTGGGACTAATGCTTTTAATGCGAAAATCTTTTCCATGATATCTTCGACTACTTTATCTGGGGTAGAAGCACCTGAAGTCACTCCCACAACAATTTTGCCATTGGGTAGCCAGTTGTGAGCGATCGCTAATTCACCATTTAATTGGCGATGTTCAATGGCATTTGCTGATTTAATCCGTTCCACACAATCAATGTGATAGGAAGGAATTTTTCTGTCCGCCGCAATTTGTTGTAATTGAGCCGTATTTGAGGAATTAAATCCCCCAATTACTAGCATGAAGTCTAAATTATGTTGTACTAATTCCAACATGGCATCTTGCCGTTCTTGAGTAGCATCACAGATGGTATTAAAGCTTTGGAAATGCTGATTTAACTCCATAGTTCCATACTTCTGCATCATTGTCCGCTCAAACAACTTGCCCATTTGCTCTGTTTCATCTTTGAGCATGGTAGTTTGGTTAGCAATCCCAACTCGTTGTAAGTCCTGATCAGGGTCAAATCCTGCCGAACAAGCTTTGGCAAATTTTTGCAAAAATTCGGCGCGATGCCTACGGCGGGCAGAGCCATCGCCACCATGAAGAATATAGTCTGCAACATATTGGGCTTCTTGTAAATTCAGCACAATCAGATATTTGCCTGCAAAGGAACTAGTCGCAACTGTTTCTTCGTGCTTATATTTACCGTGAATAATGGAAGTGTAAGCAATTTTTTTGTGCTTTTCCACGGTATTCCAAACTTTAGATACCCAAGGACAAGTGGTATCCACAATTTTGCAACCTTGATCATGGAGAATTTGCATTTCTTGAACGCTGGCTCCAAATGCGGGTAGGATGACCACATCACCAGTTTCTACCACGGAAAAATCCTTTTTCCCTGCTTGTAGAGGGATAAATCCGATGTTCATTTCTAGCATCCGGTTATTCACAGAGGGATTGTGAATAATCTCGTTAG
The Nodularia sp. LEGE 06071 genome window above contains:
- the cimA gene encoding citramalate synthase; this translates as MTIHPSPQLWLYDTTLRDGTQREGLSVSIEDKLRIARRLDQLGVPFIEGGWPGANPKDVQFFWQLQEYPLKQAEIVAFCSTRRPHTTAETEPMLQAILTAGTRWVTVFGKSWDLHVTAGLKTTLAENLAMIRDTIEYLCSQGRRVIYDAEHWFDGYKHNRDYALQTLEVAIASGAEWLVLCDTNGGTLPHEVSQIVSSVIDHVSLVNSQQPIPQIGIHTHNDSETAVANALAAVMAGAKMVQGTINGYGERCGNANLCSLIPNLQLKLGYSCIAEHQLNQLTEVSRFVSEVVNLSPDEHAPFVGRSAFAHKGGIHVSAVERNPLTYEHIQPEQVGNLRRIVISEQSGLSNVLAKARTFGIELDKDKPAARQILQRLKELESEGYQFEAAEASFALLMYEALGGRQQFFEVKGFQVHCDLVEGKETNNALATVKIGVNGKNILEAAEGNGPVAALDAALRKALVNFYPQIATFELTDYKVRILNGHTGTAAKTRVLVESGTGSQRWTTVGVSSNILAASYQAVVEGLEYGLLLHSQQGEEAGEQGAGSRGGEEAGEQGAGSRGEKTVTS
- a CDS encoding 2Fe-2S iron-sulfur cluster-binding protein — encoded protein: MPKVLAQGKTIECDRGANLREILQHNGIDLYNGGAKLINCRGIGSCGTCAVKVEGEVSAANWRDRARRSLPPHSPTTELRLACQTEVLGDVKITKFAGFWGQSSQILWTPEG
- the thiO gene encoding glycine oxidase ThiO, which codes for MTSDVLIIGGGVIGLAIAVELKLRGATVTVLCRNFQAASTHAAAGMLAPDAENIPNQVMGSLCRRSRALYPDWTHKLEDLTGLNTGYWPCGILAPVYQRQEEKGESAPTAHSPDWLNQAAIHQYQPGLGSEVVGGWWYPEDAQVDNRALANVLWTAAESLGVQFQDQVKVEAFLQQQGKIVGVQTNTGIIRAAHYVLATGAWSSELLPLPVRPRKGQMLRVQVPEFIPELPLTRVLFGDHIYIVPRRNRSIIIGATSEDVGFTPRNTPAGIQTLLQQAIRLYPQLQDYPIQEFWWGFRPATPDELPILGTSHCENLTLATGHYRNGILLAPITAALIADLIWEQKSDPMLSNFHYSRFHTQPSTSTSMLTHSANFSQGNLAIADAINPVSIDSPLVIAGKTFQSRLMTGTGKYRSIKEMQQSIVASGCQIVTVAVRRVQTKAAGHEGLAEALDWTKIWMLPNTAGCETAEEAIRVARLGREMAKLLGQEDNNFVKLEVIPDPKYLLPDPIGTLQAAEQLVKEGFAVLPYINADPMLAKRLEDVGCATVMPLASPIGSGQGLKTTANIQIIIENASIPVVVDAGIGSPSEAAQAMELGADALLINSAIALSQNPPVMAQAMNLAAVAGRLAYLAGRMPLKTYASASSPLTGTINN
- the psb34 gene encoding photosystem II assembly protein Psb34 is translated as MPYTKEEGGLVNNFAREPKVYQAEPPTNDQKRTYIFLGLAGALLVTGLIVVAFSVSHVG
- a CDS encoding tetratricopeptide repeat protein, which produces MSVNDTTHPNNFAWNRQVYHRLKLALSLGLRRQVFFAVSDNLHLRNQVAARLHSTLAYPVGQVLYKPVDGHETSTPAYPRLVTLRLNLSDPNPIEHINQWLANYPPPIIGASKDTSGRSLPIPIFQIVGAEQLTKQPVAIQRLFLHYLRLSDENFSHPESSRFLESSVLLWVSRPWLSAIQQSAPQFWRWRTGVFVFAGEPTPTTQNQGSSSSRNLDLEDIEQSVLDESVIEAELKATSANGLKFGDDFDFPVESATNHPGKEQEAWPLTSELLKAATQQQKSTAISSQGNSLSQLSLSHISKELTELIIPMINTTAGDGEDNQQPQQILLEIEELHSRKASGEVLATAYHHLGNLYRLRIEQGKSTLENLMVAILAYQEAIAYDETSPQLPDILNDLGTLYWMLYRAPHNSGEGKAYIEQGIEFYHLALNLISPQTQSETYARVQNNLGTAYGDLARFANPSDNWQQAVLAYSEALRYRTADMEPLKYAACQNNLGTAYWHLGQYNQPVVHLQKAIASYSQALAHYSPEQEPLKYGMIQNNIGTAYWNLAQYDEEPAKNLQLAIDVYREALKYRTPAHVPSACAATQNNLGTAYWHLANLSQTTKELRQKLLQLSIDAYDEAIALANSLSGTPLSFDLYAAHNNLGLAHYQLVTDNSFHGDKAASSQHLQAALHHHLQALNGFNQQSEAYQTTFIYVVKTIRAFHSELGIQGQNLALSQVPGDLLPEILPKL
- a CDS encoding YdeI/OmpD-associated family protein, whose amino-acid sequence is MVNELKNGIKTFYAQTRNEWRKWLEENHQSEKSVWLIIYKTTSKVPSVYYPEAVDEALCFGWIDSKANKRDQDSYYQFFSKRNPKSNWSRVNKIKVATLISENLMTSSGLEMINIAKQNGNWDALDEVENLTIPDDLQKAFDQNKVAFEYWQKFSRSSKRGILEWIFNAKKIETRQKRIDETVRLASANIKANS
- a CDS encoding 4-hydroxy-3-methylbut-2-enyl diphosphate reductase, which codes for MDTKAFKRTLQHSENYNRQGFGHKAEVTTQLQSEYQSSLIQEIRDRNYILERDDVTIRLAQAFGFCWGVERAVAMAYETRQHFPTERIWITNEIIHNPSVNNRMLEMNIGFIPLQAGKKDFSVVETGDVVILPAFGASVQEMQILHDQGCKIVDTTCPWVSKVWNTVEKHKKIAYTSIIHGKYKHEETVATSSFAGKYLIVLNLQEAQYVADYILHGGDGSARRRHRAEFLQKFAKACSAGFDPDQDLQRVGIANQTTMLKDETEQMGKLFERTMMQKYGTMELNQHFQSFNTICDATQERQDAMLELVQHNLDFMLVIGGFNSSNTAQLQQIAADRKIPSYHIDCVERIKSANAIEHRQLNGELAIAHNWLPNGKIVVGVTSGASTPDKVVEDIMEKIFALKALVPAL